One Aegilops tauschii subsp. strangulata cultivar AL8/78 chromosome 2, Aet v6.0, whole genome shotgun sequence genomic window, TTGGCGTCCCTCGCGTCCCATTCGCGAGAGACTTGCTGCATCACCAGGTTGGAGTCGCCGTAGCATAGGATGCGCCGGGTGCCGATCTCTTTGGCCACCCGGAGGCCGTGAACCATGGCTTCATACTCGGCAACGTTGTTGGAGGCAGCGAAGTGGATGTGCAGCGCGTACCGCAGTCGGTCGCCCTTGGGGGAGGAGAGCACGATACCGGCTCCCAAGCCAGTGCGCATCTTTGAGTcgtcgaagtgcatgcgccaGTGCGTCGAGTCGGGAGCCGACGGAAAATACTGGGTCTTCGCCCAGTCAATGAGGAAGTCAGCCAAGGcctgggacttgatggcggtgtggggctcgtagaggattgtgtggttggctagctcgatggcccacttggccacctgGCCGGATGCATCACGGCAGCCCATGATTTCGCCAAGGGGAGCCGTGCTCACCACGGTAATGGTGTGGTCCTGGAAGTATTGCTTCAACTTCTTGGTGGCAAGGTACAAgtcgtagcacatcttctggtagtggggtagttctgcttggagagGGAGAGGACCTCGCTCAGGTAGTACACAGGGCACTGGACCGGCTACGCCTTGCCCTCCTCTCGGAGCTCCACCACCAGCAGCACCACGCTGACCACGCGGGAGGTTGCCGCGATGTACATCAGCAAGGGCTCCTTCTTAGCCGGCGTGGGAAGGATGggtgcggtggagagcatgcgcttgaggtcATGGAAGGCCTCATCCGCCTGGTCAGTCCAGTCGAACACCAGCGTCTTCTTCATTAGCTGATAAAGGGGCAGGGCCCTCTCCCCCAGTCGGCTGACGAACCAGCTAAGAGAGGCCAAGCAGCGGTGAACTTTTGGACATCGTGCAGCTGAGCAGGCTTGCTCATGCGCTCGATCGCCTTGATCTTCTTCGGGTTGGCCTCGATGTTGTGGCTCCAAGACGAGGAAACCAAGGAGTTGGCCAGCTAGCACGCCGAAGATGCACTTCTCtaggttgagcttgatctggaaccGATGCAGGTTGGCCATCATCTCCTTGAGGTCAGTTAGGAGGGTGAGGTGCTGCTTAGTCTTCACCATGCCATAGAGAAAACCGATACTGCCTGTGCGACGGATTTGATGAGCACTTCTTTTCCTCCCGAGGATAAAATCTTTTCCATCCACCCTTTCACCTTGTTCCAAACTCTTTCCTTAAGGTATCTGAATGCCCTGTTTTTGCTGCTTCCAACATCTGTAGGCATACCAAAATATTTTTCAGACAAACTTTCATTTTGAACATTAAGGATATTTTTCATACCATCTTTCACTTCCTGCATGCATCCCTTACTGAAGAAAATCGAGCACTTCGATAAATTGATTTTCTGCCTAGATGCATAGGTTTCCAACAATGAAGATACCAGAGTAGCACCCTCACTACTAGCCTTGACGGACAGCGGGCTGTCATCGGTGAAAAGTAAATGGCTTACTAGCGGAGCCATTTCTGCCACTTTGATTCCATTGATTGGCGATGACTAATTCTGACTTTTAAggaggcacgaaaggccctctaCTTCCAACAAGAATAGGTAAGGTGCTATCGGATCCCCCTGCCGAATTCCCCTTGTAGGTGTGAATTGCTCCAGTTTCTTCCCATTAAACAAAACTGAGAACTTAACTGAGCTCACCATCCTCATTATTGTATTAACCCAAACTGGTGCAAAACCCAATTTGGTCATTATAGCACGCAAATATTCCCACTCCAGGCGATCATAAGCCTTCATCATATCGAGTTTCAAAGCACATAaaccattattctttgacttaTCATGTTTCATAAAATGGAGGCACTGCTCGTAGGCCGAGATGATGTTATCAGTAATGAGCCTCCCCCCAACAAAGGCCGACTGCTCCTCGGATATGATCTCTGGAAGGAAGATTTTTAATCTATGTGCCAAAACCTTAGAAGCAATCTTATAGAGCACATTGTAAAGGCTTATAGGGCGGAACTGTGTCAGAAGAGTTGGGTTCGTTACCTTAGGGATAAGGACCAGAATTGTATCATTCAACTCATCCACTTCTTCTTCGCCTCTTAGGATTTTTTAAGATAATCAAAGTAATCTCGTCTCCGCACATGTCCAAGTGCCTTTGAAAGAAGTGTGCGGGGTAACCATCTGACCCTGGCGCCTTAGTAGAAGCCATTTGAAAGAGTGACGTCTTCACTTCCTCCTTAGTATATGCCGAAGTCAGCTTTTGATTCATCTCATCGGTCACCCTACAAGGAACAACATCGATAACCCTGTCCATGTTTGATGTACCCTCTGAAGTGGAAAGGCCACGATaaaacgtcgtaaccatactctCCATCTCATCTGCGTCCGCTGTTGTGGTGCCATCTTCCCTTAGAAGGGTTTTTATTTTGTTCTTCAGACGCCGTCTGTTGGCGTGCAAGTGAAAAAAAATGGTGTTTTTGTCTCCTGCCGCCAGCCAGGTTATGCGTGCCCTCTACCGCCACATCACTTCTTCCCTATGATACAACTCGACCAAACGATCCTTGATTTTTACTTCTATTCGAGTCCGTTCTATCCTGCCAGGATCCGCTTGAAGCCCTTCCAGCTCCAAGTTCAGCCGCTTAATCTCGGCCTTGACATTACCAAATGTGGATTTGTCCCATCATGTAAGGCCCTTTGAAAGAGCATTAATTTTCGCACGCGGACCTACAACAATAGTTGCGCCAGGTCCTTGCCAGTGTTGTTGTATTTCCTCCTGAAAGCCTTCATGGGACTCCCACATGAGCTCATATCTGAACAGTTTATGATGGCCCTGTTGCACAATCTACTGTGGACAGGTGGACAGGAGTATCGGACTATGATCGGATGTGGCTGCCACTTTGTGTATGAGCTCAGCTTGCGGATGTAGGCTGCACCACTCACCGCATGCTAATGCTCTATCGAGACATACTCTTGTATATGTGCCTCCTATAACTCTCTTCTCAAAAGTCCACTTCGGTCCCGAGAAGCCTAGGTCTGTCAGCCCGCAAACATCAATAGCTTCCCGAAAACCAAGCACATGCGTCATACTGCGATGGTTGGCACCGTCGTACTCATCTAGCCTTAAGACTTCATTAAAATTCCCAGTACACATCCATGGTCGATCACTCTCCGAAGATAGAGAGCGTAACAGGTCCCATGTCCTTCCTCTATCTCCGACCTTGGCTTCTCGATAAACGACTGTCAACCTCCACTGCGTCTCACCCGTCAGAGTAACCAAAAGTTTCCAACTTTATTGCATTATTCCAGAAAATACTTTATTGCATTATTTCAGAAAATACCAAGACCACCACTTATACGAGAGCTACTAACAGCATAAGAATTATCATAGCCTAGTGTACTTGCTAAGCTTTCTACTCAAACTTCTGACAGCTGAGTTTCTACTATGCAAAACACCGTCGGAGCAAATTGCCTCGCGAAGCCACGAAGCTCTCGAACTGTCTCGGGTTTGCCTGCCCTGTGATAGTTCCAACAGAAAATACTCATTGAGCCCAGCGGCGCTCCTCGTGGGAGCCTGCCAACTCGCTCTGTGAGTTCGTCGTTTTCTTGGGTGACGTCCCCTTCTTTGGTTTCTTCCTCTCACGAGGTGTGAGGTATGCAGGGGGTGGAGGCGGAACCGAGCCCGTGTTCCCCTGCTCAGCGACTTGTTATGGCATAACCTGTGCATGCACGTCCCCATGTTTCTTTTCCATGTCCGTAGCAGGTGCATCGTCAGAGAGATCAAGCTTTTTCCTTGCTGATGGTTCTGATTGTCCCGGCTGCTGCGGCCGgtcatctttcttctccactggGTCAGCTTTCAAGGGGCTTTTAGCAGTATCATGCAGGTCTTCCTCCTGCAGTCCCGCCTCCACGTCTTCCACCCCTAGCTTTCCCCATGCGTGTTGTTCCACCTCTGATCAAAGTGGAGTTGTTGTTGCTGGCCGAACTGATTAGACGGGAAGCTCCTCCTTGTGGCCAACATCCATTCCCCGTATTCAATTTCTTCAGGACCATGGATGCCATTGCCGCACTCCTCTAGAATATGTCCCATAATACTGCAGACCTCACAGAAGTATGCGATTTTCTCGTATTTAACTGGAAGAAGTAACCTTTCTTCTCCTTTTATGTTCAGAGGAGTAAAACGAACCAGAGGTTCAGCAACCTTGATCTTTGTGCGCGCACGCACACAGTTGCCCTCAAACACACTAGAAGGATTCATCTCAACACTCTTAACCTGGTCGATTCTCCGTGCTAGCTGATCCAGGATAGGCTCCTTACGATAAAGCTCTGTGGTGTCATGGATATGTGCCCACACGTGCACACGATCAAGCTCGACCGCATTCGGTTTACCTCTTCCATCATATTCCTCGATGATCACCATGAGACCTCTGAAGATCCAAGGACCTTGGTGCATAACTCTATTCCAGTCACCAACACAAAACATCTGAATGACAAAGAGGTTGCCATCGGCCTTGCGGATCTCAGGGTCATAAGCCAAACGCCAGATGAACTTCATCATGGCCTTGAAAGATTCCGCACTAAAGGGTTTCTTAGTGTTGACCTTAGCAACCGCAAGCCAGCGGGCCTCTTTAGCAAATTGGGAGATTTACTCATCCCCGACGATCACATCGTCTAGTTCAGATTCCTTGAGCTTCATATTCTTCATCGCCGTCTCCAAATCGACTGCGGTTTTTCCCTCCCTTCTGCCCCCTAACGATCCTCCAGGGACTCCGAAGGATGAGGAAGCTGCCATCATTGTCGATCCAAAACCCTAACCCCCGCACGCCGTTCCCGACGGAGGGGAAGACCAGGTCAGGGGATGGGAGGAGTACAGGAAGACCACAACGGCGAAGTAGAGTCGCCGGAGTAGAAAACCCTAGGCGGGGCCGCTCGCAAGCGTTTGTTTTTTACTTGTCGCGAACTTACACTGCACATTCTGGATTAGAAGATCTGGGCCGGCGTAACACTATAGCCCATGACGGCCACACATGGTCAATTGGATTTCACGCACCTAAAAAAATCCCCTCAAAAAACCTCAATAAAAAAAGCAAGCAGAGCTGTTTCTCTCTCAAAAAAAGCAGAAATGTTGGGGAGCTTCAGCGAGTTCTGAATTACTATTTCCATAGTTAAATACTGCAATGTACATCTCACGCGGTTAGTAGTACATAATACAACATGCCCCCTCTTGGTAGGGGTCAGCCCCTTGCATTCTCACAATGTCATCACAGGGCTTAGTAGTGAAATAACTTAACGGCCATTCAAATTTACTAACCAAACATAACAATATGCAAAAGACTTCAACATCTAAAGCCAGGAGCACAAACGTATTTTGAACTAGTATTGTCCATATGGCAGCTTGAACTGCACCTGCATCTCAACCCTCCAAGTGCCGCCCAGACAGAATCAGGTTTTGTGGAGTTGGTTGCAGTAATTCTGCCATCTACCAAGACATTTCTGCAAGCAAACAAACTTGCGTTGAGCCTGGCATCATGTTCCATACTCTGGTTCTCACACGTAAATAATTCTGCTCTAACATATAAAAAGTTTCTAACTCGTAAAGATTCAGTTACATTTTTAAAGAGTTTTGACTTTCTCATATGCACATGGCAGTTAGCAACAAATACATGCCAAAAGCAAATGAAACTGCTATATCAGTCATGTGTGGTGATGTTCAAAGGATGATATTTTCGATACAAGATGCACGCAATAGCAAAAGAGCACTGTTTTCTTCTACAGAACAGAAACACAAAAAAATTAATCACCACTAAGTTTAATTCCTCCTTCCTTGCCAACTACAAGGCCAAAACAAAGTCGATTCCAATAGCATGCCACCTATAAACCATGGCATGATGCTCACATAAGCTAGACACTGCTCAATGGTATTGCACCAACATAAACCAATGtggaaataataaaaacaacTTCTACTGCACATGCATGGAAAAGCTGACGAAGTTATATCGATTTTTGCATGAGAACAGCACAAGTTAACTTGAAAATTGTGAAAATTATATAAAGAATTTACCCAAAGCTGAATCGTTTCAGCATTACTGAACAAAAACAATAGAGACACTGAACGAACAATATCAGCTTATTTATGCTGGTACAAGATCAACTTCTTTTGTTGACAATCATGTTCACATGTTTTTGGCTACATATAATCCCAGGCTTCAGGTTAATATTCAAGTCAAGTGAGAATTAGGCTCACGGACTAAAATCAGGAGCTATggtatctactccctccgttcctaaatataagcttTTTTggagatttcaatatggactacatacggatgtatatggacatgttttagagtgtagattcactcattttgctccatatgcaatccatattagaatctctaaaaagccttatatttaggaacggaaggAGTAACTCATTGTGGAAATTATAAAAAAGGTTTATCCGATCAAAAGCTGAATTATTTCAGCCTGTTACTAGATAAAACCAACAATAGAAACATTTAATGAACAAGAATAGAACTAAGTTATTGTGTCAGCGAGTTaattgcacagaagtaccacAATTGGGGCATCACATGCAGATTGGTACCACGATTGCTAATTTTTACGTGTCAGTACCAGCATTGCTTCAGACTTTTGCAAAAAGTCTAAACCGTGTATAAACACGTATTGACAGCGTATCTGACTGGCGGGGGCCACCTGTCAGGCGCCGACGTGGCaatttttttacagaaaaccccttTACTTTGCAAAAAGGATCTCCTTCTCCACACCTTCCGCCTGCCGCCGTTGCTGGTTCGCCGGGACTACGCCGACCTGACAGCCTACTTCGCCGAAGCTGCCGCTCGCCCGCCTGGCCGACCTCCTCATCGCCACGCTCGCCGACGCCGTGCCCGAGCTCGCCGCCGGGCCCGGGGACGGGAAGAAGGACGCCGTCGCTGTCGCCGCGCACCTCGACGCGGGGGTCGCGCTCCTCGACGCCTGCAACGCCATCGCCGCCCGCGTCgaccgcctccgccgccgccgcctgctctCCCGCCTCGCGCTCCACCTCGTCTCCTCGTCGCCCCCGAGCCCGTCGTCCCTCAGCCGCGCGCGCGCCGCCCTCACCGACCGCGACAGCCGCGGTGTTCGGGCCCCTGCCCTGCCGGCGCTCCCTTCAATCCCGTTCGTCGACCCGCCCCGCGGCGGCGGGGGACAGcagatcgccgccgccgcgcgcgtCGTCCTCGCCGTCAACGCCGTGTCCTCCCTCGCCGCGACAGCCGCGGGCACCATCCTCGGCGGCGCCAGCACCACCCGTGACCCCGCCTTCCCCCAGGTCTCCGGCGACCTCCCGTGGGCGGAATCCTTCAACGCGGTCTCCAGCCAGCTCTCCGCCCTCGCCAAATCCGCCACCAGCAACGAGATCGACGCCGCGGACGAGGCCGTGGGCAAGCTCGCGGCGGCCCTCGACGGCGTCAGCGAGGGCGCCGCCCCGGAGGAGAAGACGGCGACCCGCGCGATGCCGACGGGGGAGAAGACCGAGGAGAGGGAGCGGATGGGGAAGCGGAACGGGTCGGAGAGCATGTGGAACGGCGACCCGCCGTCGCCGGCGCCGAGGTACACGAGCGCGCCGGGGAAGAACGGCTGGAGGCGCAGCGCCTGGTAGTCGAGGAGGCGCTGGCACTCCGGGTACGCGGTGAGGAAGATCTGGAAGCCCCGGTCGAGCAGGTACCCGTCGACCTCGTCGGTGGCGACGCGGCCGCCGACGCGGTCCGAGGCCTCCAGGAGCGTGAACGGACGGAGAGGGAGGCCAGGTGGGTGGCCGCGGCGaggcccgcgagcccgccgccGACGATGACGGCCTGCTTGCCGGCCTGGTTCACGTTCGCCGATGTCGCCGCGGCGGAGACGGCGAACCGGAGGGTGGCATGGCGGCGGGGCGTGGGAGGCGCGGGGACGAGGAGGCGGGTGGCGTGGACGCGCACGGGGACGAGAGTTTagggggttttctgtaaaaaaattGCCACGTCGGCGCCTGACAGGTGGCCCCCGCCAGTCAGATACACCGTCAATACGTGTTTATACGCGGTTTAGACCTTTTTGCAAAAGTCTGGAGCAATGCTGGTACTGACACGTAAAAATTAGCAATCGTGGTACCAATCTGCATGTGATGCCTCAATTGTGGTACTTCTGCGCAATTAACTCTTGTGTCAGCACTCATTCTACTTCTATTGCTGACAATCATGTTCTCCTGTTTTTGGAACATATGATACCATCGGTGCCTCCACAGGTAATACTGAACTTTCAAGATAATCAAGTAATGTGGGCCTGACTTTGTATTAACACGCACATGAGAGGCTCGGAGAGTAGAAAGCAGGAGCGTATGGTATCTAACTCATAGCCATATCTATAAATCTAATAACTAGCTAGTTCAGAAATTAATCAAATCCATACAACAGACACCTTATAGAAAACAAAACAAGAGATGCATTACCTGCTAATTGAGTAACCAATCAAAAAGATACACAGATAGCAAAAAGAAAAATGTAAATCACCTATTCAAACACATCTTAGAGATCTTGGCtgttcacattttcagattcatCATCTTGTCCGTCATCGCGAGCGTCAACTTCAGTGTCTACAAGAGAAAGAAATCTATAAAAAAATAAGCTGGATCaacaagaaagaaaaataaatatgCAAACACAAACAGTTTAATTATCCTTTCAACGGAAGGTAAAGTAGATGAGATTATCTATTAGCGTTGGAAATAATATGTGATGAAAGAGCATTATTATATCTGCAGAGGATGCTTAGCTTAGCAGGGTAAAGTCATCTAAAGATTTGATTCTTACTTGCTGTCGGCCTCGTACTTGCTGTCGGCCTCGTACGTGGCGGCGGCGCCCGTGGATGCGGTCTGCTTGCAAGCAGTCATGTCTGAGCAACAGATGAGATCGGCGCCAGGGGAAGCCAGGAATCGAGCGCCCGAGTTGAGGGGTTCCGGGGAAAGGAAACGAGAGGGAGACCAGAGGCGAGCTGCAGCTAGGGCATAAAAGAGATCGGGCCAAGCGCCTCTTTGTCCTTAGGTCAGGCAAATATTGGGCCAAATACAGCCAAGGCCTTATGGCTCTCTCTGTCAGGAAAAAAGTAAACAAATTGCGGCCCGTTTTGACCTTCAGAGGCCTTATTACAATCTTGATAAAACTTTATCACACAGATGTACGTGCGGGCTGCCGGGCTGTAAATTTGGGATATCGGATTGTGCGCGCGGGCTGCTGC contains:
- the LOC141041095 gene encoding uncharacterized protein, encoding MVKTKQHLTLLTDLKEMMANLHRFQIKLNLEKCIFGVLAGQLLGFLVLEPQHRGQPEEDQGDRAHEQACSAARCPKVHRCLASLSWFVSRLGERALPLYQLMKKTLVFDWTDQADEAFHDLKRMLSTAPILPTPAKKEPLLMYIAATSRVVSVVLLVVELREEGKA
- the LOC141041096 gene encoding uncharacterized protein; protein product: MMKFIWRLAYDPEIRKADGNLFVIQMFCVGDWNRVMHQGPWIFRGLMVIIEEYDGRGKPNAVELDRVHVWAHIHDTTELYRKEPILDQLARRIDQVKSVEMNPSSVFEGNCVRARTKIKVAEPLVRFTPLNIKGEERLLLPVKYEKIAYFCEVCSIMGHILEECGNGIHGPEEIEYGEWMLATRRSFPSNQFGQQQQLHFDQRWNNTHGES
- the LOC109741102 gene encoding uncharacterized protein, with the translated sequence MQIAYLTGGGHLSGADVPTSPKLPLARLADLLIATLADAVPELAAGPGDGKKDAVAVAAHLDAGVALLDACNAIAARVDRLRRRRLLSRLALHLVSSSPPSPSSLSRARAALTDRDSRGVRAPALPALPSIPFVDPPRGGGGQQIAAAARVVLAVNAVSSLAATAAGTILGGASTTRDPAFPQVSGDLPWAESFNAVSSQLSALAKSATSNEIDAADEAVGKLAAALDGVSEGAAPEEKTATRAMPTGEKTEERERMGKRNGSESMWNGDPPSPAPRYTSAPGKNGWRRSAW